A genomic window from Spodoptera frugiperda isolate SF20-4 chromosome 29, AGI-APGP_CSIRO_Sfru_2.0, whole genome shotgun sequence includes:
- the LOC118268159 gene encoding neurexin-4 isoform X1, which translates to MMSGVVYYFFVLLCYSITKSDADSIRYYYDYECNQPLVANSKLTATSSLRDRGPENAKLYGLNAWTASENDFDQQLVIDLGSVKNITRVATQGRAHSQEFVQEYHISYGSNGLDYVQYKAAGGEVKMFEGNHDGNTVEKNEFEVPIIAQFIRINPMRWRDKISMRVEVYGCDYVADTLYFNGSSMVKMDLLRDPISASREVIRFRFKTSTASGALMYSRGTQGDYLALQLRDNRLVLNIDLGSGTATSLSVGSLLDDNIWHDVVVSRNRRSVIFSVDRVIVQDRIKGEFSRLNLNRAFYIGGVPNFQEGLVVNQNFTGCIENMYLNATNVIQDLKLGYESGEPFKFQKVNTLYACPEPPVVPITFLKEGSYAKLRGYSGGNTLNISMEFRTYEQHGLLIYHKFNTEGHVKVYIEEGRVKVELETPGSPRVKLDNYAEEFNDGRWHSLLLTMATDSLILAVDYRPVKTLKKLRFMTGSTYYIAGGKAPPRGFIGCMRKIAVDGNYRLPTDWKKEEYCCPNEVVFDACQMIDRCNPNPCEHGGVCTQTADEFSCNCQGTGYAGAVCHTSIHPLSCQAYKNVQAVSRSADIHIDVDGSGPLPAFPVTCEFYSDGRIITAVQHSSSQNTVVDGYQEPGSFRQDIIYDASIRQLEALLNRSENCMQHLEYMCKHSRLLNSPSEESSFHPFAWWVSRSGQRMDYWAGATPGSRMCQCGLLGSCRDPTKWCNCDAEHGKPDEFQVDGGEITEKEFLPVKQLRFGDTGSHLDEKEGRYTLGPLLCEGDDLFSNAVTFRISDAIITLPMFDLGHSGDIYFEFKTTRDNAVLLHSKGPQDYIKLSIIGGDQLQFQFQVGDTPLGVSVETSNRLADNNWHSVSIERNRKEARVVVDGALKNEIRTAREPARALQLSTGLVLGAALDRSGGFVGCMRALLLNGRPVDLRQHARRGLYGVSEGCMGKCASSPCLNNGTCLEGYDSYSCDCRWTAFKGPICADEIGVNLRPNSIIKYDFLGSWRSTIAEKIRVGFTTTNPKGFLLGFYSNISGEYLTLQVSNSGHLRVVFDFGFERQEIIFQGKHFALGQYHDVRLSRKNSGATMVLQVDNYETQEYNFNIKESADAQFNNIQYMYIGRNESMNEGFVGCVSRVEFDDIYPLKLLFQQDPPPNVRSLGGGVLSEDFCGVEPVTHPPEAVETRPPPDLDLQHELDLHNTDEAILGTVLAFIFLLLIIVAIVLVRALSRHKGEYLTQEERGAEGAADPDAAALAAATGPRVTKRREFFI; encoded by the exons ATGATGAGTGGTGTCGTGTATTATTTCTTTGTGTTGCTTTGCTATAGCATTACGAAATCTGATGCAG ACTCGATAAGATACTATTACGATTACGAATGTAACCAGCCTCTTGTTGCCAACTCTAAGTTGACTGCCACATCGAGCCTAAGAGACAGGGGACCTGAGAATGCTAAGTTGTATG GTTTGAATGCTTGGACGGCGTCGGAGAATGACTTCGACCAGCAGCTGGTCATTGACCTGGGTAGCGTAAAGAACATCACGCGGGTGGCCACGCAGGGCCGCGCTCACTCCCAGGAGTTTGTCCAGGAGTACCATATCAGCTATGGCTCCAATGGACTCGATTACGTTCAGTATAAGGCGGCCGGAGGCGAAGTCAAG ATGTTCGAAGGTAACCATGATGGGAATACTGTGGAGAAAAATGAATTCGAAGTGCCTATTATAGCGCAGTTCATTCGGATCAACCCGATGAGATGGCGCGACAAGATTTCTATGAGAGTCGAGGTCTATGGATGCGATTATG TTGCTGATACCCTTTACTTCAATGGATCCTCGATGGTGAAAATGGATTTACTGCGCGACCCAATATCGGCATCCCGCGAGGTGATCCGCTTCAGGTTCAAGACCAGTACAGCATCAGGCGCGCTCATGTACTCCAGAGGAACACAAGGAGACTACCTGGCTCTCCAGCTCAGGGATAATAGGCTCGTGCTTAATATTGATTTAG GGTCTGGAACAGCGACGTCACTATCGGTGGGCAGTTTGCTGGACGACAACATCTGGCACGACGTGGTAGTCTCCCGCAACCGGCGCTCTGTCATCTTCTCCGTGGACCGAGTCATCGTGCAGGATCGGATCAAGGGAGAGTTCTCGCGACTCAACCTGAACAGAGCT TTCTACATAGGTGGTGTACCAAACTTCCAAGAAGGGTTGGTTGTGAACCAGAACTTCACTGGTTGTATAGAGAACATGTACCTGAACGCCACCAACGTGATCCAGGACTTGAAGCTAGGCTACGAGTCCGGCGAGCCATTCAAGTTCCAGAAAGTTAATACGCTTTATGCTTGTCCA GAGCCGCCAGTAGTTCCCATAACGTTCCTGAAGGAGGGCTCCTACGCCAAACTGCGTGGTTACTCAGGAGGTAACACCCTCAACATCTCCATGGAGTTCCGAACATATGAACAGCACGGACTACTTATTTACCACAAGTTTAACACCGAGGGACATGTTAAA GTATACATAGAAGAAGGAAGAGTGAAAGTAGAACTAGAGACGCCTGGCTCTCCTCGAGTAAAGCTGGACAACTATGCAGAAGAGTTCAATGATGGACGATGGCACTCACTGCTCTTGACAATGGCTACTGATAGCCTTATACTGGCCGTGGACTACCGACCTGTTAAGACATTGAAGAAACTTAGATTTATGACGGGCAGCACTTATTACATCGCAG GTGGAAAAGCTCCTCCGCGCGGCTTCATCGGCTGCATGCGCAAGATAGCGGTAGATGGAAACTACCGACTGCCTACTGACTGGAAGAAGGAGGAATACTGCTGTCCTAATGAAGTGGTGTTCGATGCTTGTCAGATGATTGACag ATGCAACCCCAACCCATGTGAGCACGGCGGAGTATGTACCCAGACGGCGGACGAGTTCTCCTGTAACTGCCAGGGGACCGGGTATGCGGGGGCCGTCTGTCATACTT CGATCCACCCCCTGTCGTGCCAGGCGTACAAGAACGTGCAGGCGGTGTCCCGCTCGGCCGACATCCACATCGACGTCGACGGCTCCGGACCGCTGCCCGCCTTCCCCGTCACTTGCGAGTTCTACT CGGACGGCCGTATAATAACAGCGGTGCAGCACTCGTCGTCCCAGAACACAGTGGTGGACGGGTACCAGGAACCCGGCAGCTTCAGACAGGACATCATATACGACGCGTCCATACGGCAACTGGAGGCGCTGCTCAATAGGTCCGAGAACTGCATGCAACATCTCGAGTACATGTGCAAACATTCAAGGCTGTTGAATTCGCCAA GCGAGGAGTCGTCGTTCCACCCGTTCGCGTGGTGGGTGTCCCGGTCGGGGCAGCGCATGGACTACTGGGCCGGCGCCACGCCCGGCTCGCGCATGTGCCAGTGTGGGTTACTGGGGTCCTGTCGGGACCCCACCAAGTGGTGCAACTGCGACGCCGAGCATGGCAAGCCCGATG AATTCCAAGTGGACGGCGGTGAAATCACAGAGAAAGAGTTTCTACCAGTAAAGCAGCTTCGCTTCGGTGACACCGGCTCACATCTCGACGAGAAGGAGGGACGGTACACGCTCGGACCTCTGTTGTGTGAGGGAGACG ATTTGTTCAGTAATGCGGTAACATTCCGTATATCTGACGCCATCATCACTCTGCCGATGTTTGACCTCGGCCACAGTGGCGACATCTACTTCGAGTTCAAGACCACCAGGGACAATGCTGTGCTCTTACATTCTAAG GGCCCTCAAGACTACATAAAGCTGTCCATCATCGGCGGCGACCAGCTACAGTTCCAGTTCCAAGTGGGCGACACTCCACTCGGGGTGTCCGTGGAGACCAGTAACCGACTGGCTGACAACAACTGGCACTCTGTCAGCATTGAACGAAACAG GAAAGAGGCCCGCGTGGTGGTGGACGGGGCGCTGAAGAACGAGATCCGCACGGCGCGGGAGCCGGCGCGGGCACTACAGCTCAGCACCGGGCTCGTGCTGGGCGCCGCGCTCGACCGCTCGGGGGGGTTCGTCGGCTGCATGCGGGCGCTGCTGCTCAACGGACGACCCGTGGATCTCAGGCAACATGCCCGCCGGG GTCTATACGGAGTATCAGAAGGCTGCATGGGTAAATGCGCGTCCTCTCCGTGTCTAAACAACGGAACCTGTCTGGAAGGATACGACTCCTACTCCTGCGACTGTCGCTGGACCGCCTTCAAGGGACCTATCTGTGCTGATG AAATCGGCGTGAACCTCCGACCGAACTCTATAATAAAGTACGACTTCCTGGGCTCATGGCGGTCTACCATCGCGGAGAAGATCCGCGTCGGCTTCACCACCACCAACCCCAAGGGATTCCTACTCGGGTTCTATTCCAACATCTCGGGAGAATATCTTACTTTGCAAGTTTCTAACTCAG GTCATCTCCGCGTGGTCTTCGACTTCGGTTTCGAGCGACAGGAGATAATATTCCAGGGGAAACACTTCGCTTTGGGACAGTACCACGATGTACGGCTGTCTAGGAAGAATAGTGGAGCCACTATGGTGTTACAG GTGGACAACTACGAGACCCAAGAGTACAACTTCAACATCAAGGAGTCGGCCGACGCCCAGTTCAACAACATCCAGTACATGTACATAGGACGGAACGAGTCCATGAACGAAGGGTTCGTGGGCTGCGTCAGTCGCGTCGAGTTCGACGACATATACCCGCTCAAGTTGCTGTTCCAGCAGGATCCACCGCCCAACGTACGCAGTTTAGGAG GTGGAGTGCTGAGCGAGGACTTCTGCGGCGTGGAGCCAGTGACCCACCCGCCCGAGGCCGTGGAGACCAGGCCCCCGCCCGACCTCGACCTGCAGCACGAACTGGACCTGCATAACACGGACGAGGCTATACTCGGCA CGGTTTTGGCATTCATATTCCTGCTACTGATCATAGTCGCCATTGTACTGGTGCGAGCGCTCTCCAGACATAAGGGCGAATATCTAACACAG GAGGAGCGTGGCGCGGAGGGCGCGGCGGACCCGGACGCGGCCGCGCTGGCCGCCGCCACCGGGCCCCGCGTCACCAAGCGCAGGGAGTTCTTCATATAG
- the LOC118268159 gene encoding neurexin-4 isoform X2, whose translation MMSGVVYYFFVLLCYSITKSDADSIRYYYDYECNQPLVANSKLTATSSLRDRGPENAKLYGTSAWTARESSYYQHLTIQLDKRREMRGIATRGRFATDEYVTEYMLQYSDDGESWRPVTTDDGFTKMFEGNHDGNTVEKNEFEVPIIAQFIRINPMRWRDKISMRVEVYGCDYVADTLYFNGSSMVKMDLLRDPISASREVIRFRFKTSTASGALMYSRGTQGDYLALQLRDNRLVLNIDLGSGTATSLSVGSLLDDNIWHDVVVSRNRRSVIFSVDRVIVQDRIKGEFSRLNLNRAFYIGGVPNFQEGLVVNQNFTGCIENMYLNATNVIQDLKLGYESGEPFKFQKVNTLYACPEPPVVPITFLKEGSYAKLRGYSGGNTLNISMEFRTYEQHGLLIYHKFNTEGHVKVYIEEGRVKVELETPGSPRVKLDNYAEEFNDGRWHSLLLTMATDSLILAVDYRPVKTLKKLRFMTGSTYYIAGGKAPPRGFIGCMRKIAVDGNYRLPTDWKKEEYCCPNEVVFDACQMIDRCNPNPCEHGGVCTQTADEFSCNCQGTGYAGAVCHTSIHPLSCQAYKNVQAVSRSADIHIDVDGSGPLPAFPVTCEFYSDGRIITAVQHSSSQNTVVDGYQEPGSFRQDIIYDASIRQLEALLNRSENCMQHLEYMCKHSRLLNSPSEESSFHPFAWWVSRSGQRMDYWAGATPGSRMCQCGLLGSCRDPTKWCNCDAEHGKPDEFQVDGGEITEKEFLPVKQLRFGDTGSHLDEKEGRYTLGPLLCEGDDLFSNAVTFRISDAIITLPMFDLGHSGDIYFEFKTTRDNAVLLHSKGPQDYIKLSIIGGDQLQFQFQVGDTPLGVSVETSNRLADNNWHSVSIERNRKEARVVVDGALKNEIRTAREPARALQLSTGLVLGAALDRSGGFVGCMRALLLNGRPVDLRQHARRGLYGVSEGCMGKCASSPCLNNGTCLEGYDSYSCDCRWTAFKGPICADEIGVNLRPNSIIKYDFLGSWRSTIAEKIRVGFTTTNPKGFLLGFYSNISGEYLTLQVSNSGHLRVVFDFGFERQEIIFQGKHFALGQYHDVRLSRKNSGATMVLQVDNYETQEYNFNIKESADAQFNNIQYMYIGRNESMNEGFVGCVSRVEFDDIYPLKLLFQQDPPPNVRSLGGGVLSEDFCGVEPVTHPPEAVETRPPPDLDLQHELDLHNTDEAILGTVLAFIFLLLIIVAIVLVRALSRHKGEYLTQEERGAEGAADPDAAALAAATGPRVTKRREFFI comes from the exons ATGATGAGTGGTGTCGTGTATTATTTCTTTGTGTTGCTTTGCTATAGCATTACGAAATCTGATGCAG ACTCGATAAGATACTATTACGATTACGAATGTAACCAGCCTCTTGTTGCCAACTCTAAGTTGACTGCCACATCGAGCCTAAGAGACAGGGGACCTGAGAATGCTAAGTTGTATG GAACATCGGCATGGACGGCTCGGGAGAGCTCCTACTACCAGCACCTGACCATTCAGCTGGACAAGAGGAGAGAAATGCGTGGCATTGCCACCCGCGGCCGGTTCGCCACCGACGAGTACGTTACCGAGTATATGCTCCAGTACTCCGACGATGGCGAGAGCTGGCGCCCTGTCACCACAGACGATGGGTTCACCAAG ATGTTCGAAGGTAACCATGATGGGAATACTGTGGAGAAAAATGAATTCGAAGTGCCTATTATAGCGCAGTTCATTCGGATCAACCCGATGAGATGGCGCGACAAGATTTCTATGAGAGTCGAGGTCTATGGATGCGATTATG TTGCTGATACCCTTTACTTCAATGGATCCTCGATGGTGAAAATGGATTTACTGCGCGACCCAATATCGGCATCCCGCGAGGTGATCCGCTTCAGGTTCAAGACCAGTACAGCATCAGGCGCGCTCATGTACTCCAGAGGAACACAAGGAGACTACCTGGCTCTCCAGCTCAGGGATAATAGGCTCGTGCTTAATATTGATTTAG GGTCTGGAACAGCGACGTCACTATCGGTGGGCAGTTTGCTGGACGACAACATCTGGCACGACGTGGTAGTCTCCCGCAACCGGCGCTCTGTCATCTTCTCCGTGGACCGAGTCATCGTGCAGGATCGGATCAAGGGAGAGTTCTCGCGACTCAACCTGAACAGAGCT TTCTACATAGGTGGTGTACCAAACTTCCAAGAAGGGTTGGTTGTGAACCAGAACTTCACTGGTTGTATAGAGAACATGTACCTGAACGCCACCAACGTGATCCAGGACTTGAAGCTAGGCTACGAGTCCGGCGAGCCATTCAAGTTCCAGAAAGTTAATACGCTTTATGCTTGTCCA GAGCCGCCAGTAGTTCCCATAACGTTCCTGAAGGAGGGCTCCTACGCCAAACTGCGTGGTTACTCAGGAGGTAACACCCTCAACATCTCCATGGAGTTCCGAACATATGAACAGCACGGACTACTTATTTACCACAAGTTTAACACCGAGGGACATGTTAAA GTATACATAGAAGAAGGAAGAGTGAAAGTAGAACTAGAGACGCCTGGCTCTCCTCGAGTAAAGCTGGACAACTATGCAGAAGAGTTCAATGATGGACGATGGCACTCACTGCTCTTGACAATGGCTACTGATAGCCTTATACTGGCCGTGGACTACCGACCTGTTAAGACATTGAAGAAACTTAGATTTATGACGGGCAGCACTTATTACATCGCAG GTGGAAAAGCTCCTCCGCGCGGCTTCATCGGCTGCATGCGCAAGATAGCGGTAGATGGAAACTACCGACTGCCTACTGACTGGAAGAAGGAGGAATACTGCTGTCCTAATGAAGTGGTGTTCGATGCTTGTCAGATGATTGACag ATGCAACCCCAACCCATGTGAGCACGGCGGAGTATGTACCCAGACGGCGGACGAGTTCTCCTGTAACTGCCAGGGGACCGGGTATGCGGGGGCCGTCTGTCATACTT CGATCCACCCCCTGTCGTGCCAGGCGTACAAGAACGTGCAGGCGGTGTCCCGCTCGGCCGACATCCACATCGACGTCGACGGCTCCGGACCGCTGCCCGCCTTCCCCGTCACTTGCGAGTTCTACT CGGACGGCCGTATAATAACAGCGGTGCAGCACTCGTCGTCCCAGAACACAGTGGTGGACGGGTACCAGGAACCCGGCAGCTTCAGACAGGACATCATATACGACGCGTCCATACGGCAACTGGAGGCGCTGCTCAATAGGTCCGAGAACTGCATGCAACATCTCGAGTACATGTGCAAACATTCAAGGCTGTTGAATTCGCCAA GCGAGGAGTCGTCGTTCCACCCGTTCGCGTGGTGGGTGTCCCGGTCGGGGCAGCGCATGGACTACTGGGCCGGCGCCACGCCCGGCTCGCGCATGTGCCAGTGTGGGTTACTGGGGTCCTGTCGGGACCCCACCAAGTGGTGCAACTGCGACGCCGAGCATGGCAAGCCCGATG AATTCCAAGTGGACGGCGGTGAAATCACAGAGAAAGAGTTTCTACCAGTAAAGCAGCTTCGCTTCGGTGACACCGGCTCACATCTCGACGAGAAGGAGGGACGGTACACGCTCGGACCTCTGTTGTGTGAGGGAGACG ATTTGTTCAGTAATGCGGTAACATTCCGTATATCTGACGCCATCATCACTCTGCCGATGTTTGACCTCGGCCACAGTGGCGACATCTACTTCGAGTTCAAGACCACCAGGGACAATGCTGTGCTCTTACATTCTAAG GGCCCTCAAGACTACATAAAGCTGTCCATCATCGGCGGCGACCAGCTACAGTTCCAGTTCCAAGTGGGCGACACTCCACTCGGGGTGTCCGTGGAGACCAGTAACCGACTGGCTGACAACAACTGGCACTCTGTCAGCATTGAACGAAACAG GAAAGAGGCCCGCGTGGTGGTGGACGGGGCGCTGAAGAACGAGATCCGCACGGCGCGGGAGCCGGCGCGGGCACTACAGCTCAGCACCGGGCTCGTGCTGGGCGCCGCGCTCGACCGCTCGGGGGGGTTCGTCGGCTGCATGCGGGCGCTGCTGCTCAACGGACGACCCGTGGATCTCAGGCAACATGCCCGCCGGG GTCTATACGGAGTATCAGAAGGCTGCATGGGTAAATGCGCGTCCTCTCCGTGTCTAAACAACGGAACCTGTCTGGAAGGATACGACTCCTACTCCTGCGACTGTCGCTGGACCGCCTTCAAGGGACCTATCTGTGCTGATG AAATCGGCGTGAACCTCCGACCGAACTCTATAATAAAGTACGACTTCCTGGGCTCATGGCGGTCTACCATCGCGGAGAAGATCCGCGTCGGCTTCACCACCACCAACCCCAAGGGATTCCTACTCGGGTTCTATTCCAACATCTCGGGAGAATATCTTACTTTGCAAGTTTCTAACTCAG GTCATCTCCGCGTGGTCTTCGACTTCGGTTTCGAGCGACAGGAGATAATATTCCAGGGGAAACACTTCGCTTTGGGACAGTACCACGATGTACGGCTGTCTAGGAAGAATAGTGGAGCCACTATGGTGTTACAG GTGGACAACTACGAGACCCAAGAGTACAACTTCAACATCAAGGAGTCGGCCGACGCCCAGTTCAACAACATCCAGTACATGTACATAGGACGGAACGAGTCCATGAACGAAGGGTTCGTGGGCTGCGTCAGTCGCGTCGAGTTCGACGACATATACCCGCTCAAGTTGCTGTTCCAGCAGGATCCACCGCCCAACGTACGCAGTTTAGGAG GTGGAGTGCTGAGCGAGGACTTCTGCGGCGTGGAGCCAGTGACCCACCCGCCCGAGGCCGTGGAGACCAGGCCCCCGCCCGACCTCGACCTGCAGCACGAACTGGACCTGCATAACACGGACGAGGCTATACTCGGCA CGGTTTTGGCATTCATATTCCTGCTACTGATCATAGTCGCCATTGTACTGGTGCGAGCGCTCTCCAGACATAAGGGCGAATATCTAACACAG GAGGAGCGTGGCGCGGAGGGCGCGGCGGACCCGGACGCGGCCGCGCTGGCCGCCGCCACCGGGCCCCGCGTCACCAAGCGCAGGGAGTTCTTCATATAG